A part of Indicator indicator isolate 239-I01 chromosome 15, UM_Iind_1.1, whole genome shotgun sequence genomic DNA contains:
- the ASPN gene encoding asporin: MKEYTLLLFLALCSAKPLSGPSYFTLKNMMLQDMEEDDDDDDNSLFPTTEPVIPLMPFDLFPMCPFGCQCYMRVVHCSDLGLTSIPRNIPPDTRMIDLQNNKIKEVKENDLRGLTSLYALALNNNKITKIHPKAFQSTKRLRRLYLSHNQLTEIPTNLPNTLTELRIHANKVKKIHKDAFKGMKSLHVLEMSANPLDNDGIEPGAFEGVNIYHIRIAEAKLTSIPKDLPSSLLELHLDDNKITAIELEDFNRYKDLQRLGLGNNKIKDVENGSFSNIPSIREIHLERNKLKKVPPGLPELKYLQVVFLHSNHIAKLGVNDFCPTGRRKKKALYSGISLFNNPVKYWEVQPSTFRCILARNSVQLGNFLK, encoded by the exons ATGAAAGAATATACgctcctcctcttcctggcTTTGTGCTCTGCCAAACCTTTGAGTGGTCCTTCATATTTTACATTAAAGAATATGATGCTCCAAGACATGGAAGAAGATGATGACGATGATGACAATTCTCTCTTTCCAACCACTGAACCAGTTATACCACTAATGCCTTTTGATCTGTTCCCAATGTGCCCCTTTGGATGTCAGTGCTATATGAGAGTTGTTCATTGCTCTGACCTAG GTTTGACATCAATACCTCGCAACATCCCACCAGATACTCGTATGATTGACCTTCAGAACAACAAAATTAAAGAGGTCAAGGAAAATGATCTCCGAGGACTCACATCACTCTAC GCACTGGCTCTGAACAACAATAAAATCACCAAGATCCATCCAAAAGCATTTCAATCGACAAAGAGGCTGCGACGACTGTATCTGTCCCATAACCAGCTAACTGAGATCCCAACAAACCTACCAAACACTTTAACAGAGCTCCGAATTCATGCTAATAAGGTTAAGAAAATCCACAAGGATGCATTTAAAGGAATGAAGTCTCTCCATGTTTTAG AAATGAGTGCAAATCCTCTTGACAATGACGGAATAGAGCCAGGGGCTTTTGAAGGAGTAAATATCTATCACATAAGAATTGCAGAAGCTAAACTAACTTCAATTCCTAAAG ACTTGCCCTCCAGTCTGCTAGAACTTCACTTAGACGACAATAAGATCACAGCAATTGAACTTGAAGATTTTAACCGCTACAAAGATCTTCAAAG GCTAGGTCTTGGGAATAACAAAATCAAAGATGTGGAAAATGGAAGTTTTTCCAACATACCAAGTATACGTGAAATCCATCTTGAAAGAAACAAGCTCAAGAAAGTTCCTCCTGGATTACCTGAACTGAAATACCTGCAG GTGGTCTTCCTTCATTCTAATCATATTGCCAAACTGGGAGTGAATGATTTCTGTCcaacaggaaggagaaagaagaaggcaTTATACAGCGGCATAAGCCTCTTCAATAATCCTGTAAAGTACTGGGAGGTTCAGCCTTCAACTTTCCGTTGCATTTTAGCTAGAAACAGTGTGCAACTTGGAAACTTCCTCAAGTGA